A window from Nocardioides mesophilus encodes these proteins:
- a CDS encoding HAD family hydrolase, translated as MDGTLVDTEPYWIDAEYALVEEHGGTWSHEHAMNLVGNDLLDSGRYLREHSGIDLDAAVIVEELLDRVVARVLDEVPWRAGARELLEDLRSHEVPLALVTMSYQRFVAPILAGLPEDVFDVVVTGDLVSQGKPHPEPYLTAAAKLGVDPTRSLAIEDSATGARSAVAAGCSVVVVPNHVPVPAGERRILTETLVGLDALSLFALPGRAGHPGWS; from the coding sequence ATGGACGGCACCCTGGTCGACACCGAGCCGTACTGGATCGACGCCGAGTACGCCCTGGTCGAGGAGCACGGCGGCACCTGGAGCCACGAGCACGCGATGAACCTGGTCGGCAACGACCTGCTCGACTCGGGTCGCTACCTGCGCGAGCACTCCGGCATCGACCTCGACGCCGCGGTGATCGTCGAGGAGCTCCTCGACCGGGTGGTGGCACGTGTGCTGGACGAGGTGCCGTGGCGGGCGGGAGCCCGCGAGCTGCTCGAGGACCTGCGCTCGCACGAGGTGCCGCTGGCCCTGGTGACGATGTCGTACCAACGGTTCGTCGCACCGATCCTGGCCGGGCTCCCGGAAGACGTCTTCGACGTGGTCGTGACCGGTGACCTGGTCTCCCAGGGCAAGCCCCACCCCGAGCCCTACCTCACCGCAGCCGCCAAGCTCGGTGTCGACCCGACCCGGTCCCTGGCGATCGAGGACTCCGCCACCGGCGCCCGCTCCGCGGTGGCCGCGGGCTGCTCGGTCGTGGTGGTGCCCAACCACGTGCCGGTGCCGGCGGGCGAGCGCCGGATCCTCACCGAGACGCTGGTCGGCCTCGACGCGCTCTCGCTGTTCGCGCTGCCGGGCCGGGCCGGCCACCCCGGCTGGTCCTAG
- a CDS encoding glucose 1-dehydrogenase has translation MDDVPEPEAGPDELLVRGLAVGVCGTDKEIVRGDYGWAPPGRDRLTLGHESLGRVEHAPDGSGFVAGDLVAGVVRRPDPEPCGACAHDEWDMCRNGRYTERGIKELDGYASELWTVPAHFAVKVAAHLGLTGVLTEPTSVVAKAWEQVDRIGERAWFEPRTVLVTGAGPIGLLAALIGVQRGLDVHVLDRLTDGPKPDLVRDLGATYHHSSVEDVARQLCPDVVIEATGVGQLVFDAIASTGSYGIVCLTGVSSGARRLQIDARALNREVVLENDAVVGSVNANLRHYHLAAAALAEAEPEWLHRLITTTVPLAEAPTAFDRPPGEDVKVVITLDDSVLAS, from the coding sequence GTGGACGACGTCCCGGAGCCTGAGGCCGGCCCGGACGAGCTGCTGGTGCGAGGGCTGGCCGTCGGGGTCTGCGGGACCGACAAGGAGATCGTGCGCGGTGACTACGGGTGGGCGCCCCCCGGCCGGGACCGCTTGACGCTGGGTCACGAGTCCCTGGGACGGGTTGAGCACGCTCCGGATGGCAGCGGCTTCGTCGCGGGCGACCTGGTGGCCGGGGTCGTTCGCCGACCGGACCCGGAGCCGTGCGGCGCGTGCGCGCATGACGAGTGGGACATGTGCCGCAACGGGCGCTACACCGAGCGCGGGATCAAGGAGCTCGACGGCTACGCCAGCGAGCTGTGGACGGTTCCCGCTCACTTCGCCGTCAAGGTGGCCGCACACCTGGGGCTCACCGGTGTGCTGACCGAGCCCACCAGCGTGGTCGCCAAGGCCTGGGAGCAGGTCGACCGGATCGGGGAACGGGCCTGGTTCGAGCCGCGCACGGTGCTGGTGACCGGCGCGGGTCCGATCGGGCTGCTGGCCGCGCTGATCGGTGTCCAGCGCGGGCTCGACGTGCACGTGCTCGACCGACTCACCGACGGGCCCAAGCCCGACCTGGTGCGCGACCTCGGCGCCACCTACCACCACTCCAGCGTCGAGGACGTCGCCCGGCAGCTGTGCCCGGACGTCGTCATCGAGGCGACCGGAGTCGGGCAGCTCGTCTTCGACGCCATCGCCTCCACCGGCTCCTACGGCATCGTCTGCCTTACCGGCGTGTCCTCCGGCGCTCGCCGGCTGCAGATCGACGCCCGCGCCCTGAACCGCGAGGTGGTGCTGGAGAACGACGCGGTCGTGGGCTCGGTCAACGCGAACCTTCGTCACTACCACCTGGCGGCGGCCGCCCTCGCCGAGGCGGAACCCGAGTGGCTGCACCGGCTCATCACGACCACGGTTCCCCTCGCCGAGGCGCCGACCGCGTTCGACCGGCCCCCGGGCGAGGACGTCAAGGTGGTCATCACCCTCGACGACAGCGTGCTTGCTTCCTGA
- a CDS encoding YrhK family protein — protein sequence MSTSTDNRQQATHRPWIGAALRDFPWVHLGLGLTGNMLFVVGSVMFFWEGVKTAAIWLFVLGSLGMLIGSLGELLVRVEKHRRDDH from the coding sequence GTGTCGACCTCGACAGACAACCGGCAGCAAGCGACTCACCGACCGTGGATCGGGGCCGCCCTGCGGGACTTTCCCTGGGTCCACCTGGGCCTCGGCCTGACCGGGAACATGTTGTTCGTCGTCGGCAGCGTGATGTTCTTCTGGGAGGGCGTCAAGACCGCGGCGATCTGGCTGTTCGTGCTCGGCAGCCTCGGCATGCTGATCGGGTCGCTCGGGGAGCTGCTGGTCCGCGTCGAGAAGCACCGTCGCGACGACCACTGA
- a CDS encoding short-chain fatty acid transporter: MSGSSSETEAPQRPSSGLSAAMRPVNSVVERYIPSALVFAIVLTFLVAILALLLTDAGPVDVVKGWGEGLSGLLAFMTQMALILLLGHTLANTGPVRRGLASLGGLPRTALQAYLFVFVVAAVASLITWGLGLVVGVLLAVQVARQGREKGLELHFPLLVAAGYSGYVIWHMGYSGSGTLTAATEGSFIAEQLGRTIPISETTFAWWNIVAIIATIVVVGIGLALVAPRAGDRIVELKAEARFGADTAVEDEVVTPADRVDANRVPTLLVGLMLVAYLVIHYAEGGTATLDIVNWTFLALVFLLVRSPLELIGLVKDAASNVGEILLQFPLYAGIMGIMATSGLITVFSDFMVETAGPTTFGLLAFLSAGVVNLFVPSGGGQFAVQGPVMLDAGARLGVDPSVTIMAIAYGDQWTNMIQPFWALPVLAISGLKIRDILGYTMVTLIASGLVFGTTMLLLGLAS, encoded by the coding sequence ATGTCCGGTTCCAGCTCCGAGACCGAAGCTCCGCAGCGACCGTCGTCGGGACTCTCGGCCGCCATGCGGCCGGTGAACTCCGTGGTCGAGCGCTACATCCCCAGCGCCTTGGTCTTCGCCATCGTCCTGACCTTCCTCGTGGCGATCCTCGCGCTGCTGCTGACCGATGCCGGCCCGGTCGACGTCGTGAAGGGATGGGGCGAGGGGCTTTCCGGCCTGCTGGCGTTCATGACCCAGATGGCACTGATCCTCCTGCTGGGCCACACCCTGGCCAACACCGGACCGGTGCGCAGAGGGTTGGCGTCGCTCGGCGGCCTGCCCAGGACCGCCTTGCAGGCGTACCTCTTCGTCTTCGTGGTCGCCGCCGTCGCGTCCCTGATCACCTGGGGCCTCGGCCTGGTGGTCGGCGTGCTGCTCGCGGTGCAGGTGGCTCGGCAGGGTCGTGAGAAGGGGCTCGAGCTGCACTTCCCGCTGCTGGTCGCAGCCGGGTACTCCGGCTACGTCATCTGGCACATGGGCTACTCCGGCTCCGGCACTCTGACCGCGGCTACTGAGGGCTCGTTCATCGCTGAGCAGCTCGGCCGGACCATCCCGATCAGTGAGACCACCTTCGCCTGGTGGAACATTGTCGCGATCATCGCCACGATCGTCGTGGTCGGCATCGGACTCGCCCTGGTGGCGCCGCGCGCCGGTGACCGGATCGTGGAGCTGAAGGCGGAAGCGCGGTTCGGCGCCGACACGGCCGTCGAGGACGAGGTCGTCACCCCGGCCGACCGGGTGGATGCCAATCGCGTGCCCACGCTGCTGGTGGGTCTGATGCTGGTCGCCTACCTGGTGATCCACTACGCGGAGGGCGGCACGGCGACCCTGGACATCGTCAACTGGACCTTCCTGGCGCTGGTCTTCCTGCTGGTGCGCAGCCCGCTCGAGCTGATCGGCCTGGTCAAGGATGCGGCGTCGAACGTGGGCGAGATCCTGCTGCAGTTCCCGCTCTACGCGGGCATCATGGGGATCATGGCCACCTCGGGCCTGATCACCGTCTTCTCCGACTTCATGGTCGAGACAGCCGGTCCGACGACGTTCGGTCTGCTGGCCTTCCTCTCGGCGGGCGTGGTGAACCTCTTCGTTCCCTCCGGCGGCGGCCAGTTCGCGGTCCAGGGCCCGGTGATGCTCGATGCCGGGGCACGGCTGGGTGTCGACCCGTCCGTGACGATTATGGCCATCGCCTACGGCGACCAGTGGACCAACATGATCCAGCCCTTCTGGGCGCTGCCGGTGCTCGCCATCTCAGGGCTGAAGATCCGCGACATTCTCGGCTACACCATGGTGACCCTGATCGCGTCCGGTCTGGTGTTCGGCACGACGATGCTGCTCCTCGGGCTGGCGAGCTAG
- a CDS encoding DUF4259 domain-containing protein, translated as MGAWGPAIFSDDTAADVRGDYRELLEDQVSDEEATRRVIAEYERLDQDEAHVLWLALAAAQHQVGRLDEDVKRRAVGVIDSEVGLELWAETGPKELAKRKAALSRLREQLTGPQPARQGAGQAPGAGVRLNGVKPSLTRARTGVRGLAWGRRENQCGGGPLLLERELRRAERALRDRLARQPEEQHRRAEHQTGRDQGHHGVAENVADLQP; from the coding sequence ATGGGTGCTTGGGGACCAGCCATCTTCTCGGACGACACCGCCGCTGACGTGCGCGGCGACTACCGGGAGCTTCTCGAGGACCAAGTCTCAGACGAGGAGGCCACTCGCCGGGTCATCGCCGAGTACGAGCGACTCGACCAGGACGAAGCACACGTGCTGTGGCTGGCGCTGGCGGCCGCTCAGCACCAGGTCGGGCGCCTGGACGAGGACGTGAAGCGCCGCGCCGTCGGCGTCATCGACTCCGAAGTGGGGCTCGAGCTGTGGGCAGAAACCGGCCCGAAAGAACTGGCGAAGCGGAAGGCCGCGCTGTCCAGGCTGCGCGAACAGCTGACCGGGCCGCAGCCCGCCCGCCAGGGGGCTGGCCAAGCACCTGGAGCAGGAGTTCGGCTCAATGGCGTGAAGCCGTCGCTTACTCGAGCGCGAACCGGCGTCCGCGGACTCGCTTGGGGTCGTCGGGAGAACCAGTGCGGCGGCGGACCGCTGCTCCTGGAGCGAGAACTGAGACGCGCCGAGCGCGCGCTCAGAGACCGCCTAGCTCGCCAGCCCGAGGAGCAGCATCGTCGTGCCGAACACCAGACCGGACGCGATCAGGGTCACCATGGTGTAGCCGAGAATGTCGCGGATCTTCAGCCCTGA
- a CDS encoding amino acid ABC transporter ATP-binding protein, giving the protein MRSPQTSALPADRAGEPLVEMRDIVKKYGDTVVLQGVDLEVDRGEVVVLIGPSGAGKSTLLRCINGLERIQSGTIRFAGEELVYQEKHLNQIRSRIGMVFQSFNLFPHLKVIDNLMMAQVDVLGRSKEEARERAERLLERVGLPDKADAYPDKLSGGQQQRVAIARALAMDPEVMLFDEPTSALDPELVGEVLQVMRTLADDGMTMVVVTHEMRFARRAADRVVLMADSGIAEQGTPEQVLEHPTSERGRAFLAELSEG; this is encoded by the coding sequence ATGAGGAGCCCCCAGACGTCCGCGCTTCCCGCAGACCGCGCGGGCGAGCCACTCGTCGAGATGCGGGACATCGTCAAGAAGTACGGCGACACGGTCGTGCTCCAAGGAGTTGACCTGGAGGTCGACCGCGGAGAGGTGGTCGTGCTGATCGGCCCCTCGGGTGCCGGCAAGAGCACGCTGCTGCGCTGCATCAACGGCCTCGAGCGCATCCAGTCGGGCACCATCCGGTTCGCCGGGGAGGAGCTGGTCTACCAGGAGAAGCACCTCAACCAGATCCGGAGCCGGATCGGGATGGTCTTCCAGTCCTTCAACCTCTTCCCGCACCTGAAGGTGATCGACAACCTCATGATGGCGCAGGTCGACGTGCTCGGCCGGTCGAAGGAAGAGGCGCGCGAGCGTGCGGAGAGACTGCTGGAGCGGGTGGGGCTGCCGGACAAGGCCGACGCCTACCCCGACAAGCTCTCCGGCGGCCAGCAGCAGCGGGTCGCCATCGCGCGGGCCCTTGCCATGGATCCCGAGGTGATGCTCTTCGACGAGCCGACCTCGGCACTCGACCCGGAGCTGGTGGGGGAGGTGCTGCAGGTGATGCGCACCCTGGCCGACGACGGGATGACGATGGTGGTCGTGACCCACGAGATGCGGTTCGCCCGCCGGGCCGCCGACCGTGTCGTGCTCATGGCCGACAGCGGGATCGCGGAGCAAGGCACGCCGGAGCAGGTGCTGGAGCACCCGACGAGCGAGCGTGGCCGGGCGTTCCTCGCCGAGCTCAGCGAGGGCTGA
- a CDS encoding amino acid ABC transporter permease, translated as MNFFDYLVDTAPIFLEATWVTLRLTAVALAFAMVLGSVVAAMSMSTVAALRLVATGFIGLIRGTPLIAQIFVLYFGIAEILTLEKFWAGAIALGIHNAAYIAEIVRSGFQSVPTELNEASRSLGMSRVKTLRRVRAPLALRAILPVLGSQFIIAVKDSSLVAFIGMQELFLTARNEAASTYEPLTMYLIVSLYYLAIVLALTFLVNRLEHRLNAHRR; from the coding sequence ATGAACTTCTTTGACTATCTCGTCGACACGGCGCCGATCTTCCTCGAAGCGACGTGGGTGACGCTGAGGCTCACGGCCGTCGCGCTGGCCTTCGCCATGGTGCTCGGGTCGGTGGTGGCGGCGATGTCGATGAGCACGGTCGCGGCCCTGCGCCTGGTCGCGACCGGGTTCATCGGCCTGATCCGTGGGACACCGCTGATCGCGCAGATCTTCGTGCTCTACTTCGGCATCGCCGAGATCCTGACGCTCGAGAAGTTCTGGGCCGGCGCCATCGCGTTGGGAATCCACAACGCCGCCTACATCGCGGAGATCGTCCGCTCGGGCTTCCAGTCGGTGCCCACCGAGCTCAACGAGGCTTCCCGGTCCCTGGGCATGTCGCGTGTGAAGACGCTGCGTCGGGTGCGTGCGCCACTCGCCCTGCGGGCGATCCTCCCGGTGCTGGGCAGCCAGTTCATCATCGCGGTCAAGGACTCGTCGCTGGTCGCCTTCATCGGGATGCAGGAGCTCTTCCTCACGGCACGCAACGAGGCGGCGTCGACCTACGAGCCGTTGACGATGTACCTCATCGTCTCGCTCTACTACCTGGCCATCGTGCTGGCGCTCACCTTCCTGGTGAACCGCCTCGAGCACCGACTCAACGCCCACCGGAGGTGA
- a CDS encoding transporter substrate-binding domain-containing protein, which yields MNRRRRSGVVAALAAAALLTLSACGDDGGASASDGPRLINDGELVVAMSGEFQPFSYFEDNKLTGFDYDIGAAIADEMGLELKTETGAFDTLIQGVKSQRYDVLIASMTPTEERDKAVDFTDSYYTSGATMFVPNDSDCQDPTEMDSPKVGVASGTTYQSFLEDKDLAGEIVTFTSDVTALQDVDAGRLDGAMTDRLVGLYQIEQTDRDLRPCGDPLYTEEPAFAVDEGNAALVDELNDALAAIKKDGTYAEISKKWFGQDIS from the coding sequence ATGAACCGACGACGCCGGAGCGGGGTGGTCGCGGCTCTCGCAGCCGCCGCCCTTCTGACACTGTCGGCCTGCGGCGATGACGGCGGCGCCTCGGCATCAGACGGGCCGCGACTGATCAACGACGGTGAGCTCGTCGTGGCCATGAGCGGCGAGTTCCAGCCGTTCAGCTACTTCGAGGACAACAAGCTCACCGGTTTCGACTACGACATCGGTGCCGCGATCGCCGACGAGATGGGTCTTGAGCTCAAGACCGAGACGGGTGCCTTCGACACCCTCATCCAGGGGGTGAAGAGCCAGCGCTACGACGTGCTGATCGCGTCCATGACCCCCACCGAGGAGCGCGACAAGGCCGTCGACTTCACCGACAGCTACTACACCTCGGGTGCGACGATGTTCGTGCCGAACGACAGTGACTGCCAGGACCCGACCGAGATGGACTCGCCCAAGGTCGGTGTTGCCTCCGGCACGACCTACCAGTCGTTCCTCGAGGACAAGGATCTGGCCGGCGAGATCGTGACGTTCACCTCCGACGTCACCGCGCTGCAGGACGTGGACGCAGGCCGACTCGATGGTGCGATGACCGATCGACTGGTCGGGCTCTACCAGATCGAGCAGACCGACCGGGACCTCCGGCCGTGCGGGGACCCGCTGTACACCGAGGAGCCGGCCTTCGCGGTCGACGAGGGGAACGCCGCTCTCGTCGACGAGCTCAACGACGCGCTGGCCGCGATCAAGAAGGACGGCACCTACGCCGAGATCAGCAAGAAGTGGTTCGGACAGGACATCTCCTGA
- the metH gene encoding methionine synthase codes for MSGRLRGPIPSQDLPRSPVPEQTSPRPDATEALTAMLRERVLVMDGAMGTMVQRHGLGEADYRGERFADWGQDVQGNADLLSLTQPDIIRSIHREYLQAGADIVETNTFNAQRISQADYGMSDLAYEMNLEAARLARAECDAVTAETPDRPRWVAGALGPTNTTASISPDVNDPGKRNVTFDQLVEAYLEQANGLVDGGADLLLVETIFDTLNAKAAIFALETLFEQRERRWPVVISGTITDASGRTLSGQVTEAFWNSVRHARPLAVGLNCALGAAEMRPYLAELSRIADCFVSCYPNAGLPNAFGEYDEAAEQTAEVIEEFASSGLVNLVGGCCGTTPAHVAAIATVTKGRAPRVPATVAPALRLSGLEPLTVTADSLFVNVGERTNITGSARFRRLIKEGDYATALSVARQQVEAGAQIIDINMDEGMIDGVAAMDRFVKLVASEPDISRVPLMVDSSKFEVIEAGLKCVQGKPIVNSISLKEGEEKFLEQARLCRKYGAAVVVMAFDEDGQADNLERRKAICRRAYDLLVDVVGFPAHDIIFDPNVFAVATGIEEHAEYGLDFIAATRWIKENLPGALVSGGVSNVSFSFRGNNPVREAIHAVFLYHAIRAGMDMGIVNAGALVIYDEIDPDLRERIEDVILNRRSDSTERLLEVAPDFAGDGLPREVADEAWRSLPVEERITHALVKGIDEFAEADTEELRKVISERGGRPIEVIEGPLMDGMNVVGDLFGAGKMFLPQVVKSARVMKKSVAHLIPFIEAEKKPGDAERAKGTIVMATVKGDVHDIGKNIVGVVLQCNNYEVVDLGVMVPAQKIIDTAREIGADMIGLSGLITPSLDEMVNLASEMERQGMDIPLLIGGATTSRAHTAVKVDPKYHGPVVWVKDASRSVPVAAQLLSDERRQALIDDVQADFDSIRTRHAAKNQERPLVSLAAARANRTPVTWEGYQPPRPVVLEGDAAYRRTFTDYELAELRDYIDWQPFFNAWEMKGKFPDILNNPSSGEAARKLWEDAQQMLDRVIEERWLEGRAVVGLFPAQAVGDDVEVYTDESRTEVLTTLCNLRQQGKHRDGVPNRSLGDYVAPKETGLADYVGAFAVTTGLGIEKRIADFRAELDDYSAILLESLADRLAEALAERMHERVRTELWGYAPDEALDGEALVKERYDGIRPAPGYPACPDHTEKFKLWELLDVEAETGIQLTESMAMWPGAAVSGWYYSHPESQYFVVGRLGKDQVEEYAERKGLTLKETERWLGPNLGYEPED; via the coding sequence ATGTCCGGCCGGCTCCGGGGACCCATACCGTCTCAAGACCTCCCGAGGAGCCCAGTGCCGGAGCAGACCTCTCCCCGTCCCGATGCCACCGAGGCGCTGACCGCGATGTTGCGCGAGCGCGTCCTGGTGATGGACGGCGCCATGGGGACGATGGTGCAGCGTCACGGGCTCGGCGAGGCCGACTACCGCGGCGAGCGCTTCGCGGACTGGGGCCAGGACGTGCAGGGCAACGCCGACCTCCTCAGCCTGACCCAGCCCGACATCATCCGCAGCATCCACCGGGAGTACCTCCAGGCCGGGGCGGACATCGTCGAGACGAACACCTTCAACGCCCAGCGGATCAGCCAGGCCGACTACGGCATGTCCGACCTGGCCTACGAGATGAACCTCGAGGCCGCGCGGCTGGCCCGGGCGGAGTGCGACGCGGTCACGGCCGAGACGCCCGACCGGCCCCGCTGGGTCGCCGGCGCGCTCGGCCCGACCAACACCACCGCCTCGATCTCTCCCGACGTCAACGACCCGGGCAAGCGCAACGTCACCTTCGACCAGCTCGTGGAGGCCTACCTCGAGCAGGCCAACGGCCTCGTCGACGGCGGCGCCGACCTGCTCCTGGTGGAGACGATCTTCGACACCCTCAACGCCAAGGCCGCGATCTTCGCCCTCGAGACCCTCTTCGAGCAGCGCGAGCGCCGCTGGCCGGTGGTCATCTCCGGCACCATCACCGACGCCTCCGGACGCACGCTGTCCGGGCAGGTCACCGAGGCGTTCTGGAACTCGGTGCGGCACGCCCGCCCGCTCGCCGTCGGGCTCAACTGCGCCCTCGGCGCCGCCGAGATGCGGCCCTACCTGGCCGAGCTCTCCCGGATCGCCGACTGCTTCGTCTCCTGCTACCCCAACGCCGGGCTGCCGAACGCCTTCGGTGAGTACGACGAGGCCGCCGAGCAGACCGCCGAGGTGATCGAGGAGTTCGCCTCCAGCGGCCTGGTCAACCTCGTCGGCGGCTGCTGCGGCACCACGCCGGCCCACGTCGCGGCGATCGCCACCGTCACCAAGGGCCGGGCGCCCCGGGTGCCCGCCACGGTCGCCCCCGCGCTGCGGCTCTCGGGCCTGGAGCCGCTGACGGTCACCGCCGACTCGCTGTTCGTGAACGTCGGCGAGCGCACCAACATCACCGGGTCCGCCCGGTTCCGCCGGCTGATCAAGGAGGGCGACTACGCGACCGCGCTGTCCGTCGCCCGCCAGCAGGTCGAGGCCGGTGCCCAGATCATCGACATCAACATGGACGAGGGGATGATCGACGGCGTCGCGGCCATGGACCGCTTCGTCAAGCTCGTCGCGTCCGAGCCGGACATCTCCCGGGTGCCGCTGATGGTCGACTCGTCCAAGTTCGAGGTGATCGAGGCGGGCCTGAAGTGCGTCCAGGGCAAGCCGATCGTGAACTCGATCTCCCTCAAGGAGGGCGAGGAGAAGTTCCTCGAGCAGGCGCGGCTGTGCCGCAAGTACGGCGCCGCGGTGGTCGTGATGGCCTTCGACGAGGACGGTCAGGCCGACAACCTAGAGCGGCGCAAGGCCATCTGCCGGCGCGCCTACGACCTGCTCGTCGACGTGGTCGGCTTCCCGGCCCACGACATCATCTTCGACCCGAACGTGTTCGCCGTCGCGACCGGCATCGAGGAGCACGCCGAGTACGGCCTGGACTTCATCGCCGCGACGCGCTGGATCAAGGAGAACCTTCCCGGGGCGCTGGTGTCCGGCGGGGTGTCCAACGTGTCGTTCTCGTTCCGCGGCAACAACCCGGTGCGTGAGGCGATCCACGCGGTGTTCCTCTACCACGCGATCCGGGCCGGCATGGACATGGGCATCGTGAACGCCGGCGCCCTGGTGATCTACGACGAGATCGACCCCGACCTCCGGGAGCGGATCGAGGACGTGATCCTCAACCGGCGCTCGGACAGCACCGAGCGGCTGCTCGAGGTCGCGCCCGACTTCGCCGGAGACGGCCTGCCCCGGGAGGTCGCCGACGAGGCCTGGCGCAGCCTGCCCGTCGAGGAGCGGATCACCCACGCGCTGGTGAAGGGGATCGACGAGTTCGCCGAGGCCGACACCGAGGAGCTCCGGAAGGTGATCTCCGAGCGCGGCGGCCGTCCCATCGAGGTCATCGAAGGCCCGTTGATGGACGGCATGAACGTCGTCGGTGACCTGTTCGGCGCCGGCAAGATGTTCCTGCCCCAGGTGGTGAAGTCGGCCCGCGTGATGAAGAAGTCGGTGGCCCACCTGATCCCGTTCATCGAGGCGGAGAAGAAGCCCGGCGACGCCGAGCGCGCCAAGGGCACGATCGTGATGGCCACCGTCAAGGGCGACGTCCACGACATCGGGAAGAACATCGTCGGCGTGGTCCTGCAGTGCAACAACTACGAGGTCGTCGACCTCGGCGTGATGGTGCCGGCGCAGAAGATCATCGACACCGCCCGCGAGATCGGCGCGGACATGATCGGCCTCTCCGGCCTGATCACGCCGTCCCTGGACGAGATGGTCAACCTGGCCTCGGAGATGGAGCGGCAGGGGATGGACATCCCGCTGCTCATCGGCGGCGCCACCACCTCGCGCGCGCACACCGCGGTCAAGGTCGACCCGAAGTACCACGGTCCGGTGGTCTGGGTGAAGGACGCCTCCCGGTCGGTGCCGGTCGCGGCTCAACTGCTCTCCGACGAGCGCCGGCAGGCCCTGATCGACGACGTGCAGGCCGACTTCGACTCCATCCGGACCCGGCACGCCGCGAAGAACCAGGAGCGGCCGCTGGTGAGCCTGGCGGCGGCGCGGGCCAACCGGACGCCGGTCACGTGGGAGGGCTACCAGCCGCCCCGGCCGGTCGTGCTCGAGGGGGACGCCGCGTACCGGCGTACCTTCACCGACTACGAGCTCGCCGAGCTCCGCGACTACATCGACTGGCAGCCGTTCTTCAACGCCTGGGAGATGAAGGGCAAGTTCCCCGACATCCTCAACAACCCCAGCAGCGGCGAGGCGGCGCGCAAGCTGTGGGAGGACGCGCAGCAGATGCTCGACCGCGTGATCGAGGAGCGCTGGCTCGAAGGTCGTGCGGTGGTCGGCCTGTTCCCGGCGCAGGCGGTGGGCGACGACGTCGAGGTCTACACCGACGAGTCGCGCACCGAGGTGCTGACCACGCTGTGCAACCTGCGTCAGCAGGGCAAGCACCGCGACGGGGTTCCGAACCGCTCGCTCGGCGACTACGTGGCACCGAAGGAGACCGGCCTCGCCGACTACGTCGGTGCGTTCGCGGTCACCACCGGGTTGGGCATCGAGAAGCGGATCGCGGACTTCCGCGCCGAGCTCGACGACTACTCCGCGATCCTGCTGGAGTCGCTGGCCGACCGGCTCGCGGAGGCGCTCGCCGAGCGCATGCACGAGCGTGTCCGCACCGAGCTGTGGGGCTACGCCCCCGACGAGGCGCTCGACGGCGAGGCGCTGGTCAAGGAGCGCTACGACGGGATCCGGCCGGCGCCGGGCTACCCGGCCTGCCCCGACCACACCGAGAAGTTCAAGCTGTGGGAGCTGCTCGACGTCGAGGCCGAGACCGGGATCCAGCTCACGGAGAGCATGGCGATGTGGCCGGGCGCCGCAGTCAGCGGCTGGTACTACTCCCACCCGGAGTCGCAGTACTTCGTCGTCGGTCGCCTCGGCAAGGACCAGGTCGAGGAGTACGCCGAGCGCAAGGGCCTCACGCTCAAGGAGACCGAGCGCTGGCTCGGCCCCAACCTGGGCTACGAGCCCGAGGACTGA